Within the Danaus plexippus chromosome 25, MEX_DaPlex, whole genome shotgun sequence genome, the region TCGGGgcagtatatatacatatataccgTATACACATGGCATCTGTGTGTGTGAcgcgtatgtgtgtgtgtatactTACTAACGGAGGCAGTATTCTCTCCATGAGTATGTAGGCGGCCCGTTCCCTGCTATGCCTCATCCTCAGCAGGGCGTCCCTTATATCAGCTCCGTAGACATTATTACCACCGCCCTCCCGCTGAGGTTTTAACACAaacctgtaatattttttttactttttgtaaatCCTAAGGGATAAAAAAGAGTAGGTTCTGTTTCGTGTGCAATTCTTAAAGATGACCCTTTCGCTatcttgatatttataatttggatACCTTTTGTTCTTGGTTAAAAGTATCCCTCATGTTAATATAGAAgggagtttttaatttttgtattggCGTATCaagtaatttcattatttttaaatattctgccACATGAACATTTATAAAGAGCCATCCATAGTTTTAGGTTCAAGATTCTCCTGCGAGGAGAGGAAGAGGAAAATAGAAACTACGAGAATAAAGGTTAGGTCTCAACAGTGTGAGGATTTTCGAACAGAAAATTAAGCCAATACCTTGCAGATAAAACCTTATTCTGTGGGCACATTTAGCCCATACTTAGATTATGATAGTGAAACCTAGGAAAACCAATCACCTCTCAGCATCAGCTAGGGCCATATCCACAGCCCTCTCGCCGTTCTCGTCGAAGTCCAATGAGTACAGTCCAGCGAATATATCCCTAACGCGACCTGTAGTGGCGCCGGCGCCCATGAATTTCTCCAAAACCCCCGGAGCAGCCAACGCCTGCTGGACTTTCTTGGTGCCAGCGAGCTGATAATGTATTGACGGACATTTTATCGCCCTGAAACGTAGTAACGAAATGTACCACACACATTTGGTGTTGGGAAGAATTAACATTCAATATTTGAGAAGACGTGTTATAAAGTGACTGAGCATTGGACGTAAAAtactattgtatttaaatgttcttttaaagaaaagtaaggttaaaacattaaatgagCATAATTTTCGGTAattggtatatattttgttaaatttcaagGGACTCACGATGATTTTTCCACTCTTAGCCTGGCGTCCCATTCCTTGGTGGTCGGATACTGAGCTGGTTCGTAACCAGAGCGGTAGTAGACCACAGCCACGGGACGATCCTCCctaaatgtaacattaaatatggacattttaattatatgccCATACTATTGCTATTTCTACGAAATCAACTATCCCTCACTATAtcagtgaatattttatttatttaaagttgatgactagtaaatagtttttctcTACTCCACGAAAGGCACTACACTAACAGCAAAGTTTCACCAGGATGGACAGTTCCAGAGGCACGTCAAAGACAAACGTTAGAGATTGTAAAAATGAGTTTCGAATATACACAGGATATATGTGGATTTCTATGCTAGGTACGTGAATTCTGGacgttataaaacaaacttaaagCGAAGAAGGGTTCAAATAATTCCAtctagataattaaattatagaactgtttaaataaatcgtctaaaaaattcttttagacTTTTCTTTCAAGAAATCTCAATCTTACTAAACGaacaattcttttaatatatataatattaataattaaatcaatttttagtAACGAACGCGCTGCTATATTCTTCACAGACTTTATCAGAGAGagtaaattacaaacatagacaatataaagtatatcatAGAGGGGCAGTCACAGAGTATAGTAAAGTTATCTATGCAAtagtacaattaaatataatatcgatatcaataaacttatatttaaggaTCATAATTCTAAGATTCACCATACTTACAATATGAGTTGTTTCTTTTCATTGAGTCGCGTCTCCTCGTATATTTCGTTCAGAGTCTTCCtgtatatctataaaaatatttttttcctacattaaatcaaaatcaagTAACGATatacatttgaattattttttcaatcgCTTGGTATGGTTGCCGGCATGTATCTtggcaattttaattttaggcgTAGAGGGGATAAGTTTGGTCATGTACACTTAGTGCAACAAAAACTGGTCACTTttgatgttaatatataacagaaaCTCGTAACAGTAACAATACGACGGGTCCAGTTTAAGTGCTCGCAAGTGTACTGTAAACGAGACGTCACAATCACGTACAATATCTGTGACGTCTCGTTTCCCGCGTTCAGCATCATATTTATGACAATACAAATCGCATTCTGCGCACTATCGTCTGTTACCAGGTTACGTGCCAGcaatttttaacatacacTCCATCAATCTCACCATAATGTCGGGTCTCTTCTCCGATATCTCAAATTCGTGGAACCTTTGATCGCAAATGTTGTAGGACACCTCCTCAACCACAAACAGAACAACAGCCGATGGTACTCCGAACAGGTCGTAGGCATCCGTGATGCCAGTGCATAGACCTGACAGAGCTCGATTCTCTGGCATctgatgaataaattttatttggcaCTTTTCAAAACCCAGTGATCAGATGATGCCAATGGGCGTTGCTATACTAGTGTTAGAAAAATCAGAATACAGAATACTTTAGACTTCATTAACATTATTCTACTTCTGTTAGAACAATTCAAAAGCCAAATCAGAAAATCCAACTAAAGCAATAAATTCCCTTCTACACCTACTAATAACAGAAATCTGACGTATTATGTCGTTTAAGGGCAACAATGTTGACAGCTGACAGTCGGATTGTAAGTTATAAcgaaaaaagataatttaagaaagatgatagcatatataaaatgagaattaattgaaaagtattgcgaaatatatttaacagagTATGTATGGATAAAGGACATGAGTTATTTTTGACGGCGGGAAAACAACGCAATCCAATgggaaaaaattacttttctagCCAAGTAAGGCAAAACAAAAatcatcgtatataaaaatgtattgcagtaaccaatcttcttcttaaaatgtattaacctaacctatGACAATCACACTTAGTATGGCCTCATCCCATCTTGGCGCAATTCAAACATACCTACAAAAAAGTACAGCTaagtttttttcatactactatCGAAAAATCTATCtaatgcggacgaagtcgcgagTAAAAGccatatattactaattctgaaattaatGCGGACGTATTCGCGGGCAAAGACtagtcttatataaatttggacaccaaaaaaattcaacctatttgatattgatataaaaacatgtaattGAGAGCAATAGTGAAAGCCAATTCTGTTACATAAAGAAAAGTCATTGCGTTCGTTACTTAAccattcaaaaaaaaaaaaaaaatagaaccGTTATAAAgttctgtatttatatatttcctgCACATCCCACAGactatatctataaaatatccCACAgactatttctataaaatattatatgattgcGATACACAAAAttacttacattttttataagatcaCCATGTCCCAATTGACGAAGGAtataactgaaaaaataaaatacatcataATAATACATAGTATAGTATAGAATAGTACAGTAAACATACCATGAAACCATGCTTTAACATGCCTACAGAGATCTAACATACTGAAACCTACGATTTTAAGAACTACAATGAGCAAATAGAttgtaatcaatttaaaaaatttacacaacattttaaacatatttaatttatatcacagTAAAAATAAAGCCTCTTTCAAATGAACATGTCTTCAACTAATGTTCAAGCCACTGTGTAATACAAACGGCTATAATACATGCcactatataaaactattcgtACAATACAATACTGTTACTTTACATGCACACATTTCGTACtacaacattattaatataaagaattaatgtatcttttaataacggattgtatgtaatttaaattatgtaccaataaaattattaatactgattttttttttttttagtaaaaagaaTTTTGTGGACCGTTGTCTTTATAAGAACTTTTGATTTTGTATTGGTCtgtcattttaaaagaattccaGCCGACATTTAATTTGacacacatatttatttgtttgatagaaaattaagactttttttaattgcatatatatatttttatgtagaaCACTATGCGCTTAGATccctgaataaaaaaaaaatggagcCGTCGtaggttaaatattttttatctattcatATTTGACTATATATCTGTGCATGTGTTGAAAGATGTGTACCCTAACCATCCCGGGATAATTggacaaaatttttaacaaacaaatgtaTGAACCTCAACCGACACCGCAGGCGTGGTCAGGGAACATCTCTCAAATTCTCAATTTAACATGCTCGCAaagtttcaaacaaaaaaaaaaaatatacaaaaatcacAAGTGCTAAAATACTTATTCTACCAAGAAGAAAGGAAAACATGCAAAGAAAACATGCGTGCGATAGAAGCAGTGAAATGAAAGCGTGCACACACGTAGATGAGAGATGTTGACTGATTGTCTGCGTGTGAGGCAGCCTTAATATTCCGTATAGCAAGGGTTCCCGATTTTATACAACCTATGAATCATCGTAATAACTAAAAACGTAACTCAATGAATGTCGTCGCGTCTGGGAAGCCCTGCTATTGAAAATTAAGCTAGCAACACACAGTCGGTACCGAGACATAGCGGGCAGGTGTGAGGTAAGGGCGCCAAAACTCGACGCTATAGTGTTAAACTCCACTTGTTTGATCCGGTTACCGTCCCTTTGCATCAAGTAGTCCGATCTGAAGAGCCCGAAGCTGAGCgactgaaaatgttttttaaattttgtccaattattaatttttggaaTCTTTTTCAACCGCCTTATTTTCATTGGGTATGTTTTTAAGAATGAGTATAACGATCCTATTATGTCagaaaagaagaaaataaaaccttaaaatctcgcaaacaattaaaatatattatcattataaaaatgttaagtattaaatttataatcgtatttttttttactctataaatatattctttttataataaataattgctacaattattataacttcaaTACTAATGAatcaataaattagttttagataacgtt harbors:
- the LOC116775125 gene encoding glutathione synthetase-like isoform X2, encoding MSQSRLKSCIPLPIDHKMLVSVIEKAKDWALMHGVGMRDKKHFNKDVIQIAPFVLLPSPFPRTEFNRAVELQPILNELMHKVAHDDEFLEKTLQNALQVDEFTANLFDIWVKVREEGITQSLSFGLFRSDYLMQRDGNRIKQVEFNTIASSFGALTSHLPAMSRYILRQLGHGDLIKNMPENRALSGLCTGITDAYDLFGVPSAVVLFVVEEVSYNICDQRFHEFEISEKRPDIMIYRKTLNEIYEETRLNEKKQLILEDRPVAVVYYRSGYEPAQYPTTKEWDARLRVEKSSAIKCPSIHYQLAGTKKVQQALAAPGVLEKFMGAGATTGRVRDIFAGLYSLDFDENGERAVDMALADAERFVLKPQREGGGNNVYGADIRDALLRMRHSRERAAYILMERILPPLVAGYVVRPGAAVPPPITDLVSELGIFGVIIGTKDKIYCNKQVGHMLRTKLADANEGGVAAGLGALDSPYLLDM